In the genome of Drosophila pseudoobscura strain MV-25-SWS-2005 chromosome 3, UCI_Dpse_MV25, whole genome shotgun sequence, one region contains:
- the Mpcp1 gene encoding phosphate carrier protein, mitochondrial translates to MFKSIFESAQSSSFRSPFTSVNCQAATPASDLALSKVASPSVSALDDVSPRKHSPNHNFAAAAAAPVGDSCEFGSNKYFLLCGLGGIISCGSTHTMVVPLDLVKCRLQVDPAKYKSVFNGFRVSLAEEGVRGLGKGWAPTFIGYSMQGLCKFGLYEVFKVIYGDAIGEENAFLYRTGLYLASSASAEFFADIALAPMEAAKVKIQTTPGFAKTLREALPKMTAQEGIGAFYKGLVPLWMRQIPYTMMKFACFERTLELLYKYVVPKPRADCTKGEQLIVTFAAGYIAGVFCAIVSHPADTVVSKLNQAKGASALDVAKQLGWAGLWGGLVPRIVMIGTLTAAQWFIYDAVKVTLRMPRPPPPEMPESLKKKLGVTGEQ, encoded by the exons ATGTTCAAATCAATCTTCGAGTCCGCGCAGAGCTCATCGTTCAGGTCGCCGTTCACCAGCGTCAACTGCCAGGCTGCCACTCCTGCCTCCGACCTTGCGCTCTCTAAAGTGGCATCCCCGTCAGTCTCGGCCCTTGACGATGTCTCGCCCCGCAAACATAGCCCCAACCACAActttgccgccgccgccgcagctcCTGTGGGTG ATTCCTGCGAGTTCGGCTCGAACAAATACTTCCTGCTGTGCGGCTTGGGTGGCATCATCTCTTGCGGCTCCACACATACCATGGTAGTGCCGCTGGATTTGGTCAAGTGCCGCCTGCAGGTGGATCCGGCCAAGTACAAGAGTGTGTTCAACGGTTTCCGGGTCAGTTTGGCCGAGGAGGGTGTGAGGGGTCTGGGCAAGGGATGGGCACCCACCTTCATCGGCTACTCCATGCAGGGCCTGTGCAAGTTCGGTCTGTACGAGGTCTTCAAAGTCATTTACGGCGATGCCATTGGCGAGGAGAACGCCTTCCTGTATAGAACCGGCCTCTACTTGGCCTCTTCGGCCTCCGCCGAGTTCTTCGCCGATATTGCCCTGGCGCCCATGGAGGCGGCCAAGGTCAAGATTCAGACCACTCCCGGATTCGCCAAGACGCTGCGCGAGGCTCTGCCCAAGATGACTGCCCAGGAGGGCATTGGCGCCTTCTACAAGGGTCTGGTCCCACTCTGGATGCGACAGATTCCATACACCATGATGAAGTTCGCCTGCTTCGAGCGCACCCTCGAGCTGCTGTACAAGTATGTGGTTCCCAAGCCACGTGCCGACTGCACCAAGGGCGAGCAACTGATAGTCACCTTCGCCGCTGGCTACATTGCCGGTGTCTTCTGCGCCATTGTCTCGCATCCCGCCGACACAGTGGTCTCCAAACTGAACCAGGCTAAGGGCGCCTCCGCCCTGGATGTGGCCAAAcagctgggctgggctg GACTCTGGGGCGGATTGGTGCCTAGGATTGTGATGATCGGCACTCTGACTGCTGCACAGTGGTTCATCTACGATGCCGTCAAGGTTACTCTCCGCATGCCACGTCCACCTCCACCAGAAATGCCCGAATCCCTGAAGAAGAAGTTGGGCGTGACTGGCGAGCAGTAA
- the LOC6898553 gene encoding ATP-dependent RNA helicase DDX24: MVSTAKTAKLTKKGKKGNKEIKNDKAENWQKVKIKGHVISDEFGGYEGLIGLEVLEDYDAELVKSSKKRASKRSDKKEKVKSKKKKVSKTEEEEEASESSSESESEDEVVFTAKSTRKARQAERHAQKLEKLKEKRQKRKESRKLKKENIEEEDGSESDDNEDNPSGQYVLLRPPQSDDENEEAAEPSSDEEVPQLVPASTEYEDELSAWNGLGVPSNILRALAEQGFKSPTQIQSMTLPAAIHGKKDILGAAETGSGKTLAFGIPMLAGIMELKQRNASSGIRKAPKVKGAPIAPPADDEHELTPPPDELDHVSGASDEDSDAEEREQRKQTPLYGLVLTPTRELAVQVKNHLVSAAKYTGIKVAAIFGGLSVAKQERVLRQCPEIVVATPGRLWELFAQGNQHLNKLDDLSFLVIDETDRMVEKGHFEELRSLLKVLNADEQKKQQRQNFVFSATLTLVHDLPDHMQKRNVGKRPKFVKQTVDQKIESLIEELGISQPKIVDITSTQQTAQTLTESRLLCPIDQKDFYLYYFIQRHPGRTIVFCNSIDCVRRLATLFGLLDCSPLPLHANMIQKQRLKNLERFRDCPTGLLIATDVAARGLDIPNVEHVIHYQVPRTSENYVHRSGRTARANKHGITVMFMEPGEVRSYVKLYKTLERTEDLPLFPISERFLAGVRERVNLARDLDKEELKLKRVQSERGWMKKHAEEMDMIIDGYNDESGSDQDEDPFVIERRRNRVHVETVRAQLHSLLAQPLFPRGFSFKYPNSENADVTTSHTTSAVDTMKAAIEDQKLAKKQRNKRKKNA, translated from the exons ATGGTGTCAACGGCTAAAACCGCGAAGCTAAcaaagaaaggaaagaaaggtAACAAGGAGATCAAAAATGATAAGGCAGAGAACTGGCAAAAGGTGAAAATAAAGGGCCACGTGATTTCCGATGAGTTTGGCGGCTACGAGGGCCTGATTGGACTGGAAGTTCTGGAGGATTACGATGCAGAGCTGGTAAAGTCTTCAAAGAAGAGAGCCTCTAAAAGGAGTGATAAAAAAGAGAAGGTGAAGAGTAAAAAGAAGAAGGTATCCAAGactgaggaggaggaggaagccAGTGAGAGCTCCAGTGAATCAGAAAGCGAGGACGAGGTGGTGTTTACGGCCAAGTCCACCAGAAAGGCGCGTCAAGCCGAACGTCATGCACAGAAACTAGAAAAACTGAAGGAGAAACGACAAAAGCGAAAGGAATCGCGAAAGctgaaaaaggaaaatattgaAGAAGAAGATGGTTCGGAGTCGGACGACAATGAGGACAATCCTTCAGGTCAATATGTACTGTTGAGACCTCCACAATCGGACGATGAAAATGAGGAGGCAGCGGAGCCCTCGAGTGATGAAGAAGTACCTCAGCTTGTGCCCGCTTCGACGGAATACGAGGATGAACTGTCCGCTTGGAATGGCTTGGGAGTGCCTTCTAACATTCTACGAGCACTGGCTGAACAGGGCTTTAAGTCACCCACGCAAATTCAGTCCATGACTCTGCCAGCTGCCATCCACGGCAAAAAGGATATCCTGGGAGCTGCAGAAACGGGCAGTGGAAAGACCCTGGCCTTTGGCATTCCGATGCTGGCTGGAATTATGGAGCTGAAGCAGAGAAATGCTAGTTCTGGCATTCGCAAGGCCCCCAAAGTGAAGGGCGCGCCAATAGCTCCGCCAGCCGACGATGAGCATGAACTGACGCCGCCGCCTGACGAGCTGGACCACGTGTCTGGTGCCAGCGATGAGGACAGCGACGCCGAAGAGCGGGAACAGCGCAAGCAAACTCCCCTGTACGGTCTGGTGCTAACACCAACTCGGGAGTTGGCCGTCCAGGTAAAGAATCACCTGGTGTCTGCAGCTAAATACACTGGAATCAAAGTAGCTGCTATCTTCGGGGGCCTGTCCGTAGCCAAGCAGGAACGTGTGCTCCGGCAGTGTCCGGAGATCGTTGTGGCCACCCCCGGCCGTCTCTGGGAACTATTTGCGCAGGGCAACCAGCACCTCAACAAACTGGATGATTTGAGCTTCCTGGTTATTGATGAAACGGATCGTATGGTCGAGAAGGGTCATTTCGAAGAGCTTAGGAGCCTTCTCAAGGTGCTCAACGCAGACGAGCAAAAGAAGCAACAACGCCAAAACTTTGTTTTCTCCGCCACACTAACTTTGGTCCATGATCTGCCAGATCATATGCAGA AGCGCAATGTGGGAAAGCGTCCCAAGTTTGTGAAGCAAACGGTGGATCAGAAAATCGAAAGCCTCATTGAGGAGCTGGGCATATCTCAGCCCAAAATTGTAGATATAACCAGCACTCAAC AAACCGCTCAAACGTTGACCGAAAGCCGTCTGCTGTGTCCCATCGATCAGAAGGACTTCTATCTGTATTACTTCATCCAGCGCCATCCCGGCCGCACCATCGTCTTCTGCAACTCCATAGACTGTGTGAGGCGTCTGGCCACGCTCTTTGGCCTGCTGGATTGCAGTCCTCTTCCCCTCCATGCCAACATGATTCAGAAGCAGCGCCTGAAGAACCTTGAACGCTTCCGCGACTGTCCCACAGGTCTGCTAATCGCCACAGATGTAGCTGCCCGTGGCCTGGACATTCCGAATGTGGAGCATGTGATTCACTATCAGGTGCCACGCACCAGTGAGAACTATGTTCATCGCTCGGGCCGTACTGCTCGAGCCAATAAGCATGGAATAACTGTCATGTTCATGGAACCTGGAGAGGTCAGAAGCTACGTGAAGCTCTACAAAACGCTAGAGAGAA cCGAGGATCTGCCACTATTCCCCATCTCGGAGCGTTTTTTGGCCGGTGTGAGAGAGCGTGTAAACCTAGCTCGTGACCTCGACAAGGAGGAGCTGAAACTCAAGCGGGTTCAGAGCGAGCGTGGCTGGATGAAGAAGCACGCCGAGGAAATGGACATGATCATTGATGGCTACAACGATGAGTC TGGCAGCGACCAAGATGAGGATCCCTTTGTGATAGAACGACGACGCAATCGCGTCCACGTGGAAACAGTGCGGGCACAGCTCCATTCTCTCCTAGCTCAGCCCCTTTTCCCCAGAGGCTTCAGCTTCAAGTATCCCAACAGCGAGAACGCTGATGTAACCACGAGTCATACCACAAGTGCCGTGGATACTATGAAGGCGGCCATCGAGGACCAGAAGCTAGCCAAAAAGCAACGAAACAAACGGAAAAAAAATGCCTAA
- the LOC4804597 gene encoding sister chromatid cohesion protein DCC1, producing MEAMEVDENAPQLYVRTPEDVKAIVKHAKLDERQLTQVTQALYYPSANIVADNLRLLELDSHMLHHIREGQTLHFKGGLNEKIVLCTDERTYDVKGAEISNSLLLVPDLKFGAATSTSPLKSPRTGNANASLERSLNDSTEDDLEVPRTLEQRSVLAVFHEYFECREIKPRFRKLGELLQLTRYSGPENEYCIERKVLFSYQQLLDTVQCSRAQFEEGLRNFRALEFDGHIRVLEYEYEYRIISLMLGLISENSWALDEVERGETISALKGIAPEPVVTGLFDIYTIPSERCPGQFSYQESLVARIVAQNILQPGLRFRNEEFMRSWQEAMPEGMSCEMQYLRGLGICDSEGAQPCIRSLAEERLPTNLNDRMRDLFKTKRKWTLEEMEPYIECFTTPTLSVSTLLAKNARSLTEAGVRYYVSKH from the exons ATGGAGGCCATGGAAGTAGATGAAAACGCTCCCCAGCT ATACGTCCGCACGCCGGAGGATGTAAAGGCAATTGTGAAACATGCCAAGTTGGACGAGAGGCAGCTCACCCAAGTTACTCAGGCACTGTATTACCCCTCGGCAAATATTGTCGCCGACAATCTGCGTCTGCTAGAGCTTGATTCCCACATGCTGCATCACATCCGCGAGGGTCAGACGCTCCACTTCAAGGGTGGCCTTAATGAAAAGATCGTGCTCTGCACTGACGAGCGGACGTACGATGTTAAGGGCGCTGAGATCTCCAACAGCTTGTTGCTCGTGCCGGATTTAAAGTTTGGCGCTGCCACCAGCACATCCCCACTTAAGAGCCCGCGCACAGGCAATGCAAACGCTTCTCTGGAGCGAAGTCTCAACGACAGCACAGAAGATGACCTGGAAGTGCCTCGTACTCTGGAGCAGCGTTCGGTCCTGGCCGTGTTCCATGAATACTTTGAGTGCCGCGAGATCAAGCCCCGCTTCCGCAAACTGGGCGAGCTGCTTCAACTAACTCGGTATTCGGGGCCGGAGAACGAGTATTGCATTGAGCGGAAGGTCCTCTTCAGCTATCAACAATTGCTGGACACGGTCCAGTGCAGTAGGGCACAATTTGAGGAGGGTCTACGGAACTTTCGCGCCTTGGAGTTCGATGGTCATATACGCGTATtggaatacgagtacgagtatcgaATAATCAGTCTGATGCTCGGTTTGATCAGCGAAAACTCCTGGGCCCTGGACGAAGTGGAAAGGGGGGAAACAATCAGCGCTTTGAAGGGCATTGCACCAGAGCCTGTAGTGACTGGACTCTTCGACATCTATACCATTCCCAGCGAGCGCTGTCCAGGCCAGTTCTCCTACCAGGAATCCCTGGTCGCTCGGATTGTCGCCCAGAACATTCTGCAGCCGGGGCTGCGTTTCCGCAATGAGGAATTTATGCGTTCGTGGCAGGAGGCAATGCCCGAGGGCATGTCCTGTGAGATGCAATATCTACGTGGTCTGGGAATCTGCGATTCGGAGGGGGCACAGCCTTGTATACGCTCGCTGGCCGAAGAGCGGCTTCCCACAAATCTCAACGATCGCATGAGGGATCTGTTCAAGACGAAACGAAAATGGACCCTGGAGGAGATGGAACCGTATATTGA GTGTTTCACAACTCCAACTCTGTCTGTTTCCACTTTGCTGGCCAAGAACGCGCGCTCTCTGACCGAAGCTGGCGTTAGGTACTACGTGTCGAAGCACTGA
- the LOC6898554 gene encoding uncharacterized protein translates to MASVRGELPTSRGAPYAPAGWQPRVPFKLPNEYFAPIRTNQGSGVKITKERVEHAGRIDTPQSNYLPPSPSLLDVPEEEGLPNSNLGNSPDRNSLRPSNQYGAPNLDPNPAFKIIYPDDEESSTSDSANQRQSNVREGRYYIVSKDNKIQRVSFRALQKVDDDDDFTAQLRYSTVGQLQDPVYRYNSQGQLERVLK, encoded by the coding sequence ATGGCCAGTGTTCGAGGAGAGCTGCCTACTAGTCGGGGAGCTCCATATGCCCCGGCTGGATGGCAGCCACGGGTTCCCTTCAAGCTACCCAACGAGTACTTCGCTCCCATCCGTACCAATCAGGGTTCAGGTGTGAAGATCACCAAGGAACGCGTGGAACATGCTGGACGAATAGACACGCCTCAATCGAACTATTTgcctccttctccctctctacTAGATGTGCCCGAGGAGGAGGGCTTGCCCAATTCCAATCTGGGAAACTCTCCGGACAGGAACTCCCTCCGTCCATCCAATCAATACGGTGCCCCTAATCTTGATCCTAATCCTGCTTTCAAAATCATCTATCCCGATGATGAGGAGTCGTCTACTTCTGATTCGGCCAACCAGCGGCAGTCCAACGTAAGAGAGGGTCGCTATTATATCGTTTCGAAGGATAACAAAATACAGAGGGTTTCATTCCGCGCACTGCAGAAggtcgatgatgatgatgactttACGGCGCAGCTGAGGTACTCCACCGTGGGTCAGCTGCAGGATCCGGTCTATCGGTACAACAGCCAGGGACAACTGGAAAGGGTCCTCAAATAG
- the Cpr56F gene encoding pro-resilin, translated as MKCFTSIALLVCLAAWTHAEPPVPQNQYLPPNQSPQAPSNNYLPPTQGFQSPSSNYLPPQRTGGNGGGIAAPSNSYGAPIAQPQSQYGAPALTGAIFKGQNGNGAGGYGGGNGNGNGYGQRDEEQYGPAKYEFKYDVQDYESGNDFGHMESRDGDLAVGRYYVLLPDGRKQIVEYEADQNGYRPTIRYEQVGNGNGNGNGNGNGNGNGRNGGGYDSNAQQGKFNGY; from the exons ATGAAG TGCTTTACATCGATTGCGCTGCTCGTTTGCCTGGCCGCCTGGACTCATGCGGAACCTCCAGTGCCCCAGAACCAGTATCTGCCCCCCAACCAGTCGCCGCAGGCGCCCTCCAACAACTACCTGCCACCCACGCAGGGCTTTCAGAGCCCTTCCAGCAACTACCTGCCGCCGCAACGCACTGGTGGAAATGGAGGCGGCATCGCGGCGCCCAGCAACAGCTACGGCGCTCCCATTGCCCAGCCCCAGAGCCAGTATGGAGCACCGGCGCTGACCGGAGCGATCTTCAAGGGCCAGAACGGTAACGGAGCCGGCGGCTACGGCGGCGGCAACGGTAATGGCAATGGATACGGACAGCGCGACGAGGAGCAGTACGGCCCGGCCAAGTACGAGTTCAAGTACGACGTGCAGGACTACGAGTCCGGCAACGACTTCGGCCACATGGAGTCCCGCGATGGCGACCTTGCCGTGGGCCGCTACTACGTCCTCCTGCCCGATGGTCGCAAGCAGATCGTTGAGTACGAGGCTGACCAGAACGGTTATCGCCCCACCATCCGCTACGAGCAGgtgggcaacggcaacggcaatggcaatggcaacggaaacggaaatggcaaCGGCCGCAATGGTGGCGGCTACGACAGCAATGCGCAGCAGGGCAAGTTCAACGGCTACTAG
- the CkIIbeta2 gene encoding casein kinase II subunit beta', with protein sequence MTDSDETAWIHWFCRQRGNEFFAMVDEDYIHDKFNLNFLDTDVNNYRCALEVILDLNNGSGSDNVTDADVEASAEKLYGLIHARFILTNRGIDLMLEKFQKGVFGTCPRVFCQRQHVLPIGLSDNPGDEMVRLYCPKCSDVYLPRSARHANLDGAFFGTGFPHMLFMVNPELRPKRAKAKFVPRLYGFKIHQLAYRSESQGNQKDLQEVET encoded by the exons ATGACAGACTCGGACGAGACCGCCTGGATCCATTGGTTCTGCAGGCAGCGCGGAAACGAGTTCTTCGCAATGGTGGACGAGGACTACATCCACGACAAgttcaacctcaacttcctggACACGGACGTAAACAACTATCGCTGCGCCCTCGAGGTGATCCTCGACCTAAACAATGGCTCCGGCTCCGATAATGTGACCGATGCTGATGTGGAGGCCAGCGCCGAGAAGCTGTACGGCCTGATCCACGCCCGCTTCATCCTCACCAATCGCGGCATCGACTTGATGCTCGAGAAGTTCCAGAAGGGCGTCTTTGGCACATGCCCCCGCGTCTTCTGCCAGCGTCAGCATGTGCTGCCCATCGGCCTGAGCGACAATCCCGGCGACGAAATGGTGCGTCTGTACTGCCCCAAGTGTAGCGATGTCTACCTTCCGAGGTCCGCTCGGCACGCCAACCTGGACGGCGCCTTCTTCGGCACTGGCTTCCCCCACATGCTCTTCATGGTCAATCCGGAGCTGCGACCCAAGCGAGCAAAGGCCAAGTTTGTGCCCAG ACTGTATGGCTTCAAGATCCATCAGCTTGCATATCGCTCTGAGTCGCAAGGAAATCAAAAGGACTTGCAGGAAGTTGAGACCTAG